A single window of Crassostrea angulata isolate pt1a10 chromosome 8, ASM2561291v2, whole genome shotgun sequence DNA harbors:
- the LOC128159325 gene encoding uncharacterized protein LOC128159325 produces the protein MENSNKIENELPPKCTHPDVLTPIKIEDTKEVNVDMEEKDEIWKTDDHLEIFSDEDSVGLLGSQPSSQSSSWSEENNNTLDIFNKAVTLLGHGKMSPLKFKVHQRLDSLKPSTTRLLKRKATEAVNLVLESIAPGQGNELLKLIHEPEQQQETSSSKLDQLVVKLYCESTDKAVKKRLLSMIACSHTKKQLQQIIPSVTMHAINEARKHAVEHSEGAEVPKQKPVFHKKIDLMKLDHALDFIFNPAFHQVSSVGTKEMRLEDGSIVSIPEVVRTVWHSTLIKLYLAYCEETEFIPLSRSTLFHILQVCPASRRTNLKGLDNITADGESSYDVLLSVVADVEKYITDGLLLMELKECKESLASSRIYMKTDFKMHLKQTDHCSDHCINHALSDPLDIQFQQACTDHQHNVGCDRCQLLPKAVLNLKEILSNLADLSPNTREELFMDIDAAVTKILQWKSHIIRTINQDTARTHTLKDLQPGDILIIMDWAMKFLPITFREKQSDWYGQKGLNWHVSVCIYKNENSNLKVRLVRTI, from the exons ATGGAAAATTCGAACAAGATTGAGAATGAA tTACCACCAAAGTGTACACATCCAGATGTATTGACACCAATAAAGATTGAGGACACTAAGGAAGTTAATGTAGATATG gaagaaaaagatgaaatttGGAAAACTGATGATCACCTGGAGATATTTTCTGATGAAGATTCAGTGGGT CTTCTTGGTTCTCAACCATCATCACAATCCTCATCTTGGAGTGAAGAAAATAACAACACTCTAGATATTTTCAATAAGGCTGTAACTTTGCTTGGACATGGGAAGATGAGCCCACTTAAATTCAAAGTACATCAGAGGCTGGACAGCCTTAAGCCCTCCACTACAAGATTGCTTAAGAGAAAAGCCACAGAAGCAGTCAATTTAGTTCTTGAGa gtaTAGCTCCAGGACAGGGAAATGAATTGTTAAAGCTCATTCACGAGCCAGAGCAGCAGCAAGAAACAAGCTCTAGCAAACTTGATCAACTTGTTGTTAAACTGTACTGTGAAAGCACAGACAAGGCTGTTAAGAAACGACTGTTGTCCATGATTGCTTGCTCTCATACAAAAAAACAGCTTCAGCAGATCATTCCCTCAGTCACCATGCATGCTATAAATGAGGCAAGGAAACATGCTGTTGAACATTCTGAAG GTGCTGAGGTTCCTAAACAGAAACCAGTATTTCATAAGAAAATTGATCTCATGAAATTGGACCATGCACTGGATTTTATCTTCAATCCAGCATTTCATCAG GTTTCCTCTGTTGGTACTAAAGAGATGAGACTAGAGGATGGCAGCATTGTGTCCATTCCAGAGGTGGTCAGAACAGTCTGGCACTCAACTTTGATCAAACTCTATCTGGCATATTGTGAGGAGACAGAGTTTATTCCTCTGTCTAGGTCTACATTGTTCCATATTCTTCAAGTTTGTCCTGCTTCAAGGCGCACAAATCTGAAGGGTCTGGACAATATAACAGCAGATGGAGAGAGCTCATATGATGTGCTTCTATCAGTAGTTGCAG ATGTGGAAAAGTACATAACAGATGGATTATTGCTAATGGAACTGAAGGAATGCAAAGAATCCTTGGCATCCAGTAGAATTTAtatgaaaacagattttaaaatgcatttgaaacag ACTGACCACTGCAGTGATCATTGCATTAACCATGCTCTAAGTGATCCGCTTGACATTCAGTTCCAGCAAGCATGTACTGACCACCAACATAATGTTGGTTGCGACCGCTGCCAATTACTTCCAAAAGCAGTTttaaatttgaaggaaatcctGAGCAATCTCGCAG ATCTTTCCCCCAACACCAGAGAAGAATTGTTTATGGATATTGATGCAGCGGTAACAAAGATTCTTCAATGGAAAAGCCACATAATTAGAACTATCAATCAGGATACTGCTAGGACACACACACTGAAAGATCTCCAGCCTGGtgatattcttattattatgGACTGGGCCATGAAATTCTTACCAATTACATTTAGAGAAAAACAGAGCGACTGGTATGGCCAGAAGGGCTTAAATTGGCACGTGTCTGTGTGCATTTACAAGAATGAAAACTCAAATTTAAAGGTGAGATTAGTGAGAACAATTTAA
- the LOC128157877 gene encoding uncharacterized protein LOC128157877, producing MTLVYKMCVAKKSIFITVLVLSDLLPTSTKIVSSGPTCTHPWKKDFGFKRNESVKASLKNLPNILNEFLDIENQEDNLKTGLEDPINICISSVDCRLYTVLDKNNTNSLTFCVVTKKVTKCSAITCTCPDTRNRRSIDTFHGQDRTNSDSIFKITNPICKFKFIYDERICDTAQTDVTFTENNSFDNPVKYTTAMDKLLKEYNIKLKEGNTTWLYFQIFAIGVGVGTVVGSLTTFIWFKWKYLLPKTSSEVNGTYNKETITTVIHDVTEYSEIPEDSKTIYYEVDILINIYAYC from the exons ATGACGCTTGTTTACAAGATGTGTGTCGccaaaaaatctattttcataACTG TTTTAGTCCTAAGTGATTTGCTGCCGACATCAACCAAAATCGTGTCATCTGGACCTACTTGTACCCAtccatggaaaaaagattttggttttaaaagaaatgaatctgttaa AGCATCATTAAAGAACTTACCAAACATTCTAAATGAATTTCTAGATATAGAAAATCAAG aagataatttaaaaacagGCTTAGAAGATCCTATCAACATTTGCATTAGCAGTGTGGACTGTAGATTATACACAGTGTTGGATAAAAATAATACCAATTCATTAACCTTTTGTGTTGTTACAAAGAAAGTGACAAAATGCTCTGCGATTACTTGCACGTGTCCTGACACACGTAATCGACGATCTATCGACACATTCCATGGCCAGGACAGAACAAATTCTGATTCAATATTTAAGATCACGAATCCCATATGCAAATTCAAGTTCATTTACGATGAAAGAATCTGCGATACAGCACAAACAGATGTCACATTCACAGAAAATAACAGTTTTGATAATCCGGTGAAATACACCACTGCCATGGATAAGCTTTTAAAGGAATATAACATCAAACTGAAAGAAG GAAATACTACTTGgttatattttcagatttttgcaATCGGAGTCGGAGTAGGGACTGTAGTTGGAAGCCTGACAACATTTATTTGGTTTAAATG GAAATATTTGCTGCCTAAAACCTCATCAGAGGTAAATGGAACATACAACAAGGAAACCATTACAACGGTTATACATGATGTCACAGAATACTCAGAAATTCCAGAGGACAGTAAAACAATCTATTATGAGGTAGACATCTTAATCAATATTTATGCTTATTGTTAG
- the LOC128157874 gene encoding uncharacterized protein LOC128157874, translating to MLDGVRQDWLAVACLLEDTLHHVKLQLPSTTRAFIRSDNAGCYHCGNLWLAIPGISRRTGVFIDRYDYSEAQSGKSYCDAKIAHMRGKFSKVVASGYNILTAANMKSAIDLYEGTTGCQAAHVKLQGFPPSTAKCPIKGITKISNVKFEPKHLTTWRAFNIGIGKQLPIEHENNDLAELEIISDFVLKSGSVGHIQNPKESNDVVDSSDDHAFNCPEAGCTQIFTRYSDMQNHCLIGNHTYKLQARSSYDDIKMRWMDACCTLSEDTLKYSKTGEGVTEQVCVQSDMGWALKKERKSARFSDDLKSYLSDIFLQGESSGAKVHPSVVAKNMRVAKNENGEKRFSANQYLAVGQISSFFSRLSALKKTSSTDISDDDLDAVLLNIAKAETAAEFQ from the exons ATGTTGGATGGAGTGCGTCAAGACTGGTTAGCGGTTGCCTGTCTTTTGGAAGACACACTTCATCATGTGAAACTGCAACTTCCCAGTACAACAAGGGCATTTATTCGGAGTGATAATGCCGGGTGCTACCATTGCGGCAATCTATGGCTTGCCATACCAGGCATCAGTAGGCGCACtg GAGTGTTCATAGACCGCTACGATTACAGTGAGGCCCAAAGTGGGAAGTCCTATTGTGATGCTAAAATAGCCCACATGAGAGGGAAGTTTAGCAAAGTTGTCGCATCAGGATATAACATCCTTACAGCAGCCAACATGAAGTCTGCCATAGACCTGTATGAAGGAACAACTGGATGTCAAGCAGCACATGTTAAGCTCCAGGGATTTCCTCCTTCTACAGCTAAGTGCCCAATAAAGGGCATAACCAAGATTTCAAATGTCAAGTTTGAACCAAAGCATCTAACAACTTGGAGGGCCTTCAATATTGGCATAGGCAAGCAGTTGCCTATTGAACATGAAAACAAT GACCTGGCAGAATTAGAAATTATAtctgattttgttttgaaatctgGATCAGTTGGGCACATTCAAAACCCCAAAGAGAGCAATGATGTTGTTGATTCTTCAGATGATCATGCTTTTAATTGTCCTGAAGCAGGATGTACCCAGATCTTCACAAGATACAGCGACATGCAAAACCATTGCTTAATTGGCAATCACACTTACAAGCTCCAAGCAAGGTCATCTTATGATGATATAAAAATGAGATGGATGGATGCATGTTGTACACTATCAGAAGATACTCTGAAATACTCTAAAACCGGAGAAGGGGTCACTGAGCAAGTGTGTGTGCAGTCTGATATGGGTTGGGCTttgaaaaaagagagaaaaagtgCTAGATTCTCAGATGACTTGAAATCATATCTTAGTGATATATTCTTGCAAGGAGAAAGTAGTGGAGCAAAGGTACATCCATCAGTTGTCGCTAAAAACATGAGAGTTgctaaaaatgaaaatggagaaaaaagaTTCAGTGCAAACCAATATCTGGCTGTTGGTCAAAtctcatcttttttttcaagactTTCTGCATTGAAAAAAACATCCTCCACAGATATCAGTGATGATGATTTGGATGCAGTTCTTTTGAACATTGCTAAGGCCGAAACAGCTGCAGAATTTCAGTAG